A region of Crenobacter cavernae DNA encodes the following proteins:
- the ydiJ gene encoding D-2-hydroxyglutarate dehydrogenase YdiJ, whose translation MIPRLTASAPTDSLYLDFIAELQVRGFAGELSHAYADRTVLATDNSIYQLLPQAVAFPKHADDLVLIAKLAAEPRFEALVLSPRGGGTGTNGQSLTDGLVVDVSRHMNRILEINADERWVRVEAGVVKDQLNAALKPYGLFFAPELSTSNRATLGGMINTDASGQGSCLYGKTRDHVLELDTVLLGGTLWHSATLAEEELEAIKQRDDKVGAVHRLLDAIQRDNAELIAERFPKLNRCLTGYDLAHIRDEAGRFNLNNILCGAEGTLGFVAEAKLGVLPIPRASALVNVRYITFDAALRDAQALMALNAASIETVDSRVLGLARQDIVWHGVREFFPDDATPAQGINLVEFLADSDAELEQRLAEVVSRLDREGAAHGRCGHTVARGAAVARIWGMRKKSVGLLGNLKGGQRPIPFVEDTAVPPENLADYIAEFRALLDSHGVFYGMFGHVDAGVLHVRPAIDMKDPAQETLVREITDGVVALTKKYHGLLWGEHGKGVRSEYAPEFFGPLYPCLQEIKAAFDPHNQLNPGKIAAPAGAELLKIDEVPTRGQHDRVIPIAAREKFDEALHCNGNGACYNFDPDDAMCPSWKGTRERRHSPKGRASLLREWLRQLSHAGFDPVAESARLRAGGALKGLVGKVRNTLAKRRGEADFSHEVMEAMSGCLACKSCVGQCPIKVDVPEFRAKFLELYYGRYLRPLKDHFIGSLEATLPTLARAPRLYNALVGSGVGRALMKKLNLVESPLLSGVDLQKELARRGFALATPESVASLAEADRARAVVVVQDAFTSYFETPLVLDVFELLRELGFVPLLAPFRANGKPLHVHGFLGRFRKTASANVAMLKAFEAAGLPLVGVDPSMTLTYRAEYAKTLGVGAVPRVALLQEWLAERLDALPKRARDSEKSYALLPHCTEKTNAPAAVADWQKVFSALGASLEVQAAGCCGMAGTYGHEADKRAMSEKIYQLSWAPIVAGRAGTELLATGYSCRCQTALIDGVALPHPAQALLCALRGA comes from the coding sequence ATGATTCCCCGTCTGACCGCCAGCGCGCCCACCGATTCGCTCTACCTCGACTTCATCGCCGAACTGCAGGTGAGGGGATTCGCCGGCGAGTTGAGCCACGCGTACGCCGACCGCACCGTGCTGGCCACCGACAACTCGATCTACCAGCTGCTGCCACAGGCGGTCGCGTTTCCGAAGCATGCAGACGACCTGGTATTGATCGCGAAGCTCGCCGCCGAGCCGCGCTTCGAGGCGCTGGTGTTGAGCCCGCGCGGCGGCGGCACCGGCACCAACGGCCAGTCGCTGACCGACGGACTGGTGGTAGACGTGTCGCGCCACATGAACCGCATCCTCGAGATCAACGCCGACGAGCGCTGGGTGCGCGTCGAGGCCGGCGTGGTCAAGGATCAGCTCAACGCCGCGCTGAAGCCCTACGGCCTGTTCTTCGCGCCCGAGCTGTCGACGTCGAACCGCGCGACGCTGGGCGGCATGATCAACACCGACGCCAGCGGCCAGGGCTCGTGCCTCTATGGCAAGACGCGCGACCACGTGCTGGAACTCGACACCGTGCTCTTGGGCGGCACTCTCTGGCATTCGGCAACGTTGGCCGAGGAAGAGCTGGAGGCGATCAAGCAACGCGACGACAAGGTCGGCGCGGTCCACCGGCTGCTCGACGCGATCCAGCGCGACAACGCCGAATTGATCGCCGAGCGTTTCCCCAAGCTCAACCGCTGCCTGACCGGCTACGACCTCGCGCACATCCGCGACGAGGCCGGGCGCTTCAATCTGAACAACATCCTGTGCGGCGCCGAGGGCACGCTCGGCTTCGTCGCCGAGGCCAAGCTGGGCGTGCTGCCGATCCCGCGCGCGAGCGCGCTCGTCAACGTGCGCTATATCACGTTCGACGCCGCGCTGCGCGACGCGCAGGCGCTGATGGCGCTGAACGCCGCGTCGATAGAGACGGTCGACTCCAGGGTGCTGGGTCTCGCGCGCCAGGACATCGTCTGGCACGGCGTGCGCGAGTTCTTTCCCGACGACGCGACGCCGGCGCAGGGCATCAACCTGGTCGAATTCCTCGCCGACAGCGACGCGGAACTCGAGCAAAGGTTGGCCGAGGTCGTATCGAGGCTCGATCGTGAGGGAGCGGCGCACGGCCGCTGCGGCCACACCGTCGCACGCGGCGCGGCGGTAGCGCGCATCTGGGGGATGCGCAAGAAATCGGTAGGCCTGCTCGGCAACCTTAAGGGCGGCCAGCGGCCGATTCCGTTTGTCGAGGACACCGCGGTGCCGCCGGAGAACCTCGCCGACTACATCGCCGAGTTCCGCGCCTTACTCGACAGCCACGGCGTTTTCTACGGCATGTTCGGCCACGTCGACGCCGGCGTGCTGCACGTGCGCCCGGCGATCGACATGAAGGACCCGGCGCAGGAAACGCTGGTGCGCGAGATCACCGACGGCGTGGTCGCGCTGACGAAGAAGTACCACGGCCTGTTATGGGGCGAGCACGGCAAGGGCGTGCGCTCGGAATACGCGCCGGAATTCTTCGGCCCGCTCTACCCCTGCCTGCAAGAGATCAAGGCGGCGTTCGACCCGCACAACCAGCTGAACCCCGGCAAGATCGCTGCGCCGGCGGGTGCGGAGCTGCTGAAGATCGACGAGGTGCCGACGCGCGGCCAGCACGACCGGGTGATCCCGATCGCGGCGCGCGAAAAGTTCGACGAAGCGCTGCACTGCAACGGCAACGGCGCCTGCTACAACTTTGACCCCGACGACGCGATGTGCCCGTCGTGGAAGGGCACGCGCGAGCGCCGTCATTCGCCGAAGGGGCGCGCATCGCTGCTGCGCGAATGGCTGCGTCAGCTGTCGCATGCCGGCTTCGATCCGGTGGCCGAGAGCGCACGCTTGCGTGCGGGCGGCGCGCTGAAAGGCCTTGTCGGAAAAGTCAGGAATACGCTCGCCAAACGGCGCGGCGAGGCCGACTTCTCGCACGAGGTGATGGAGGCGATGAGCGGGTGTCTGGCGTGCAAGTCGTGCGTCGGCCAGTGCCCGATCAAGGTCGACGTGCCGGAATTCCGCGCCAAGTTCCTCGAGCTCTACTACGGGCGTTACCTGCGGCCGCTGAAGGACCATTTCATCGGCTCGCTGGAGGCGACGCTGCCGACGCTGGCGCGCGCGCCGCGGCTCTACAATGCGCTGGTAGGCAGCGGCGTCGGCCGCGCGCTGATGAAGAAGCTGAACCTGGTAGAAAGCCCGCTGCTGTCGGGCGTCGACCTGCAAAAGGAGCTCGCGAGGCGCGGCTTCGCGCTCGCGACGCCGGAATCGGTCGCAAGCTTGGCCGAGGCCGACAGGGCGCGCGCGGTCGTCGTCGTGCAGGACGCGTTCACCAGCTACTTCGAGACGCCGCTGGTGCTCGACGTGTTCGAGCTGTTGCGCGAGCTCGGCTTCGTGCCGCTGTTGGCGCCGTTCCGCGCCAACGGCAAGCCGCTGCATGTGCACGGCTTTCTCGGCCGTTTCCGGAAGACAGCCTCGGCCAACGTGGCGATGCTGAAGGCGTTCGAGGCCGCCGGCCTGCCTCTCGTCGGCGTCGACCCGTCGATGACGCTGACCTACCGCGCCGAATACGCGAAGACGCTCGGCGTCGGCGCGGTGCCACGGGTCGCGCTCTTGCAGGAATGGTTGGCCGAGCGGCTCGATGCCTTGCCGAAACGCGCGCGTGATTCGGAAAAAAGCTACGCGCTGCTGCCGCACTGCACCGAGAAGACCAACGCGCCGGCGGCGGTGGCCGACTGGCAGAAGGTGTTTTCGGCGCTGGGGGCGAGTCTTGAGGTGCAGGCCGCCGGCTGTTGCGGCATGGCAGGCACCTACGGCCACGAGGCGGACAAGCGCGCGATGTCGGAGAAGATCTACCAGCTCAGCTGGGCGCCGATCGTCGCCGGGCGCGCCGGCACCGAACTGTTGGCGACCGGCTACTCGTGCCGCTGCCAGACGGCGCTGATCGATGGCGTAGCGCTGCCGCATCCGGCGCAGGCGCTGCTCTGCGCGCTTCGCGGCGCGTAG
- a CDS encoding aspartate aminotransferase family protein, which translates to MTTNDSLHAQYGETVSRGIKVLHPVYLDRAENAEVWDTEGKRYIDFVGGIGVLNTGHRHPKVMKAVAAQLERYTHSCFNALPHEPYLNVASELNRRCPIVGDARTMLTNSGAEAMENAIKLARAFTGRTALIAFDGGFHGRTLATLALTAKVAPYKKGLGPLPGPVFHVPYASADNGVSAEASLAAIERLFKVEVDPADVAAIVIEPVQGEGGFLVADFDFLKALRALCDKHGIVLIADEIQSGFGRSGKFFAIEHSGVTPDIVVMGKSLAGGFPLAALTGRADVMDALAPGGLGGTYAGNPVACAAASAVFDAIDSEQLLARSAEIGALIERHVGRLKAGPHGASIGRVNGVGGMRAFEIVDDGKPAPQRLQALLAAARKRGLLLMAAGEHGNVVRLLPPLTISFEQLDEGFALIKDALAEVLV; encoded by the coding sequence ATGACGACGAATGACTCATTGCACGCGCAATACGGCGAAACGGTAAGCCGCGGCATCAAGGTGCTGCACCCGGTCTACCTCGACCGCGCCGAGAACGCCGAAGTGTGGGACACGGAAGGCAAACGCTACATCGACTTCGTCGGCGGCATCGGCGTGCTCAACACCGGCCACCGTCACCCGAAGGTGATGAAGGCGGTCGCGGCGCAGCTCGAACGCTACACGCACAGCTGCTTCAACGCGCTGCCGCACGAGCCGTATCTGAACGTGGCATCGGAACTCAACCGCCGCTGCCCGATCGTGGGCGACGCGCGCACCATGCTGACCAACAGCGGCGCCGAGGCGATGGAAAACGCGATCAAGCTCGCGCGCGCCTTCACCGGCCGCACCGCGCTGATTGCCTTCGACGGCGGCTTTCACGGCCGCACGCTCGCGACGCTGGCCTTGACCGCCAAGGTCGCGCCGTACAAGAAGGGCCTCGGCCCGCTGCCCGGCCCGGTGTTTCACGTACCGTACGCCAGCGCCGACAACGGTGTGAGCGCAGAAGCTTCTCTCGCGGCGATCGAGCGCCTGTTCAAGGTCGAGGTCGACCCGGCCGACGTCGCGGCCATCGTGATCGAACCGGTGCAGGGCGAGGGCGGTTTCCTCGTCGCCGACTTCGATTTCCTGAAGGCCTTGCGCGCGCTGTGCGACAAGCACGGCATCGTGCTGATCGCCGACGAGATCCAGAGCGGCTTCGGCCGCAGCGGCAAGTTTTTCGCGATCGAGCACAGCGGCGTGACGCCGGACATCGTCGTGATGGGCAAGAGCCTCGCCGGAGGCTTCCCGCTCGCGGCGCTGACCGGCCGCGCCGACGTGATGGACGCGCTCGCCCCGGGCGGGCTCGGCGGCACCTACGCCGGCAACCCGGTCGCGTGCGCGGCGGCGAGCGCGGTGTTCGACGCGATCGACTCGGAGCAACTGCTCGCGCGCAGCGCCGAGATCGGCGCGCTGATCGAGCGCCACGTCGGTCGTCTTAAGGCCGGCCCGCACGGCGCGAGCATCGGTCGCGTCAACGGCGTCGGCGGCATGCGCGCGTTCGAGATCGTCGACGACGGCAAGCCGGCGCCGCAGCGCTTGCAGGCGCTGCTCGCCGCCGCACGCAAGCGGGGTCTGCTGTTGATGGCGGCCGGCGAACACGGCAACGTCGTGCGCCTGTTGCCGCCGCTGACCATCTCGTTCGAGCAGCTCGACGAGGGCTTCGCCCTGATCAAGGACGCGTTGGCCGAGGTGCTCGTTTGA
- a CDS encoding DUF1338 domain-containing protein, giving the protein MAQAGQGFENTQLGKLLEKAAGRDKAAELFNMIEVDAKLLAECSANVPRVIVAQAMNMLLFAKNLDAVPEGKAYVADKLEAGGKVVFDHGALRTVAGTDTGALPTGELAFKRFLEPLGFAVAGLYPLAKLKMTGRAYCHIDAPESVAQFFVSELHTDQFSPAFQDAVKQVVGTSRDPLDARAKALLATLAETRSLPFDDAAELLPKLVGCFAVQHATPSVEAYETLLAESAEMAWISTEGNAFNHATDHVSDVFSLADELRARGLPIKDKVEVSANGTVRQTAFKASQVEREFIAADGKRVTRVVPGSFYEFITRDDVIDEATGEKKRDLRFDSSNAQGIFKMTAAAC; this is encoded by the coding sequence ATGGCACAGGCAGGGCAGGGCTTCGAGAACACGCAACTGGGGAAACTGCTGGAAAAGGCCGCCGGCCGCGACAAGGCCGCCGAGCTGTTCAACATGATCGAAGTCGACGCGAAACTGTTGGCCGAGTGCTCGGCCAACGTGCCGCGCGTGATCGTCGCGCAGGCGATGAACATGCTGCTGTTCGCGAAGAACCTCGACGCGGTGCCCGAGGGCAAGGCCTACGTCGCCGACAAGCTCGAAGCCGGCGGCAAGGTGGTGTTCGACCACGGCGCGCTGCGCACGGTTGCCGGCACCGATACCGGCGCGCTGCCGACCGGCGAACTGGCGTTCAAGCGCTTCCTCGAGCCGCTCGGCTTTGCCGTCGCCGGCCTCTACCCGCTGGCGAAACTCAAGATGACCGGCCGCGCCTACTGCCATATCGACGCGCCCGAGTCGGTCGCGCAGTTCTTCGTGTCCGAACTGCATACCGATCAATTTTCGCCGGCGTTCCAGGACGCGGTGAAGCAGGTCGTCGGCACCTCGCGCGACCCGCTCGACGCGCGCGCCAAGGCGCTGCTCGCCACCTTGGCCGAGACCCGTTCGCTGCCTTTCGACGACGCCGCAGAGCTGTTGCCCAAGCTCGTAGGCTGCTTCGCCGTGCAGCACGCCACGCCTAGCGTCGAAGCTTACGAGACGCTGCTCGCCGAATCGGCCGAGATGGCGTGGATCTCCACCGAAGGCAACGCGTTCAACCACGCGACCGACCACGTGAGCGACGTGTTCTCGCTCGCCGACGAGCTGCGCGCGCGCGGCCTGCCGATCAAGGACAAGGTCGAGGTGTCGGCCAACGGCACCGTGCGCCAGACCGCGTTCAAGGCGAGTCAGGTCGAGCGCGAATTCATCGCCGCCGACGGCAAGCGCGTGACGCGCGTCGTACCCGGTTCGTTCTACGAATTCATCACGCGCGACGACGTGATCGACGAGGCCACCGGCGAGAAAAAGCGCGACCTGCGCTTCGACAGCTCGAACGCGCAGGGCATCTTCAAGATGACCGCCGCCGCGTGTTAA
- the gcvA gene encoding transcriptional regulator GcvA yields MRRTLPSLMALQCFDAAVRHLSFTRAAEELNLTQSAVSRQIRALEDFLGRPLFERVKQRLVLTSAGEGYAAAIRDVLDRAEAATLQLMAHGNDGGVLRLAVLPTFGSRWLVPRLGDFARRHPDVELDLVTQVRPFDFDKIGADAAIHFGPALWPGATCHRLMGEAIVPVCSPALLKGKKGLADARELAGFTLLQHTTRPQAWNEWLHAAGVDDVDGLKGPRFEQIYMVIQAAIAGLGVAVLPHFLVEEELRDGRLVVAVDKPVHSQHAYYLVHPATKSDLYPVRAFREWLLEQVGA; encoded by the coding sequence ATGCGACGCACCCTTCCCTCGCTGATGGCGCTGCAATGCTTCGACGCCGCCGTCAGACATCTCAGTTTCACGCGCGCCGCCGAAGAACTGAACCTGACGCAAAGCGCGGTCAGCCGGCAGATCCGCGCGCTCGAGGACTTCCTCGGACGGCCGCTGTTCGAACGCGTCAAGCAACGGCTGGTACTGACCAGCGCCGGCGAAGGCTACGCCGCCGCGATCCGCGACGTGCTCGACCGCGCCGAGGCGGCGACGCTGCAGCTGATGGCGCACGGCAACGACGGCGGCGTGCTGAGGCTCGCGGTGCTGCCGACCTTTGGTTCGCGCTGGCTGGTGCCGCGCCTCGGCGACTTCGCGCGGCGCCACCCGGACGTCGAGCTCGACCTCGTCACCCAGGTGCGGCCGTTCGACTTCGACAAGATCGGCGCCGACGCGGCGATCCACTTCGGCCCGGCGCTGTGGCCGGGCGCGACCTGCCACCGGCTGATGGGAGAAGCGATCGTGCCGGTATGCTCGCCGGCACTGCTTAAGGGCAAGAAGGGACTAGCCGACGCGCGCGAACTCGCCGGCTTCACGCTGTTGCAGCACACGACGCGCCCGCAGGCGTGGAACGAATGGCTGCACGCGGCCGGCGTCGACGACGTCGACGGCCTGAAGGGCCCGCGCTTCGAGCAGATCTACATGGTGATCCAGGCGGCGATCGCCGGCCTCGGCGTCGCGGTGCTGCCGCACTTCCTGGTCGAAGAGGAACTGAGGGACGGACGGCTGGTGGTCGCGGTAGACAAGCCGGTGCACAGCCAGCACGCGTACTACCTGGTGCACCCGGCGACCAAGAGCGATCTCTACCCGGTCAGGGCGTTCCGCGAGTGGCTGCTCGAACAGGTGGGGGCGTAG
- the astD gene encoding succinylglutamate-semialdehyde dehydrogenase, whose translation MSQLFIDGVWRAGRGAEFVSLNPATNEPVWTGHAADEADIALAVDAARRAFTPWRRTKLEERVAIVRNFAELLGQHKEELARAIGAETGKPLWESRQEVTAMVGKVEISIKSHDERTGERTGDLAGDKAVLRHRPHGVMAVYGPYNFPGHLPNGHIVPALIAGNTVVFKPSELTPLVAELAVKLWDKAGLPAGVLNLVQGERDTGVALSQHKDIDGLLFTGSSATGIALHKQFAGRPGFMLALEMGGNNPLVVAETANLDAAVHHAIQSAFLSAGQRCTCARRMLVPHGEFGDRFVARLAEVASQLTVGAFDAEPQPFMGAMVSLKAAQGMLAAQARLIGLGATPVLEMRQLEDGKAFVTPAILDVTGVAELPDDEYFGPLTQIIRYRDFDLALELANDTEYGLSAALLADDAALWQRFNREIRAGVVNWNKPTNGASSAAPFGGVGNSGNHRPGAYYAADYCAYPMASVEAEALTMPAQLSPGMKF comes from the coding sequence ATGTCCCAATTGTTTATTGATGGCGTCTGGCGTGCAGGCCGCGGCGCCGAGTTCGTGTCGCTGAACCCGGCGACCAACGAGCCGGTGTGGACCGGCCACGCCGCCGACGAGGCCGACATCGCGCTGGCGGTCGACGCCGCGCGCCGCGCGTTCACGCCGTGGCGCCGCACCAAACTGGAAGAGCGCGTCGCCATCGTGCGCAACTTCGCCGAGCTGCTCGGCCAACATAAGGAAGAGCTGGCGCGCGCGATCGGCGCAGAGACCGGCAAGCCCTTGTGGGAGTCGCGCCAGGAAGTCACTGCGATGGTCGGCAAGGTCGAGATCTCGATCAAGTCGCATGATGAGAGAACGGGGGAGCGCACCGGCGATCTCGCCGGCGACAAGGCCGTGCTGCGCCACCGTCCGCACGGCGTGATGGCGGTGTACGGCCCGTACAACTTCCCCGGCCACCTGCCGAACGGCCATATCGTGCCGGCGCTGATCGCCGGCAACACCGTGGTGTTCAAGCCGTCCGAACTGACGCCGCTCGTGGCCGAGCTTGCAGTCAAGCTGTGGGACAAGGCCGGCCTGCCGGCCGGCGTGCTCAACCTGGTGCAGGGCGAGCGCGACACCGGCGTCGCGCTGTCGCAGCATAAGGATATCGACGGCCTGCTGTTCACCGGCAGCTCGGCGACCGGCATCGCGCTGCACAAGCAGTTCGCCGGCCGCCCGGGCTTCATGCTCGCGCTAGAGATGGGCGGCAACAACCCTCTCGTCGTCGCCGAGACGGCGAACCTCGACGCCGCCGTCCACCACGCGATCCAGTCGGCCTTCCTGTCGGCCGGCCAGCGCTGCACCTGCGCGCGCCGCATGCTGGTGCCGCACGGCGAATTCGGCGACCGCTTCGTCGCCAGGTTGGCCGAGGTCGCGTCGCAACTGACCGTCGGTGCGTTCGACGCCGAGCCGCAACCGTTCATGGGCGCGATGGTGTCGCTGAAGGCCGCGCAAGGCATGCTCGCCGCGCAGGCACGGCTGATCGGGCTGGGCGCCACGCCGGTTCTTGAAATGCGTCAGCTAGAGGACGGCAAGGCCTTCGTCACGCCGGCCATCCTCGACGTGACCGGCGTGGCCGAACTGCCGGACGACGAATACTTCGGCCCGCTGACGCAGATCATCCGCTACCGCGACTTCGACCTCGCGCTGGAACTCGCCAACGACACCGAATACGGCCTGTCAGCGGCGCTCCTGGCCGACGATGCGGCGCTGTGGCAGCGCTTCAACCGGGAGATCCGCGCCGGCGTGGTCAACTGGAACAAGCCTACCAACGGCGCGTCGTCGGCCGCGCCTTTCGGCGGCGTCGGCAACTCGGGCAACCACCGCCCGGGCGCCTACTACGCGGCCGACTACTGCGCGTACCCGATGGCGTCGGTCGAGGCCGAGGCGCTGACGATGCCGGCGCAGCTGTCGCCGGGGATGAAGTTCTAA
- the astA gene encoding arginine N-succinyltransferase, with translation MIVMRMSRPDDVAALVDLAHKAGPGMTTLKPDADAQGARLERVRRTVDGTATLAEQGYLFVMEDSDSGRVAGVCGLEVAVGLEQPFYTYRMDSFVHASRELGTWTKMDKLYMSHGLTGYSELCTLFLDPEFRGGGNGALLSKSRFLFLAQFPERFAEHICAEMRGHFDENGESPFWNALGAHFYQIDFHEADRLVALGKKSFLAELMPRYPVYVDFLPDDARECIGKTHADTEPARRLLEAEGLRMEGHLDIFEGGPVLESRVDALRVMHDSRVLPVEIADVARADGERYLVANGSLEDFRVMQVSANLCDDVLCLSPEEARALRVAGGDTVRAMTLYPTKR, from the coding sequence ATGATCGTGATGCGTATGAGCCGGCCCGACGACGTCGCCGCGCTGGTCGACCTGGCCCACAAGGCCGGCCCGGGCATGACCACGCTGAAGCCCGACGCCGACGCGCAGGGCGCGCGCCTCGAGCGCGTGCGTCGCACCGTTGACGGAACGGCGACCTTGGCCGAGCAGGGCTATCTGTTCGTGATGGAGGACAGCGACAGCGGCCGCGTCGCAGGCGTCTGCGGTCTCGAGGTCGCGGTCGGCCTCGAGCAGCCGTTCTACACCTACCGGATGGACAGCTTCGTGCACGCGAGCCGCGAACTCGGCACCTGGACGAAGATGGACAAGCTCTACATGTCGCACGGGCTGACCGGCTATTCGGAGCTGTGCACGCTGTTCCTCGACCCCGAGTTCCGCGGCGGCGGCAACGGTGCGCTGTTGTCGAAGTCGCGCTTCCTATTCCTCGCGCAGTTTCCCGAACGCTTCGCCGAACACATCTGCGCCGAGATGCGCGGCCACTTCGACGAGAACGGCGAGTCGCCGTTCTGGAACGCGCTCGGCGCGCACTTCTACCAGATCGACTTCCACGAGGCTGACCGCCTCGTCGCGCTCGGCAAGAAGTCCTTCCTCGCCGAGCTGATGCCGCGCTACCCGGTGTACGTCGACTTCCTGCCCGACGACGCGCGCGAATGCATCGGCAAGACGCATGCCGACACCGAACCGGCGCGTCGTTTGCTCGAAGCCGAAGGGCTGCGCATGGAAGGCCACCTCGACATCTTCGAGGGCGGCCCGGTGCTCGAGTCGCGCGTCGACGCCTTGCGCGTGATGCACGACAGCCGCGTGCTGCCGGTCGAGATCGCAGACGTCGCACGCGCCGACGGCGAGCGCTACCTGGTCGCCAACGGTTCGCTCGAGGATTTTCGCGTGATGCAGGTCTCGGCCAACCTTTGCGACGACGTGCTGTGTCTGAGCCCCGAAGAGGCGCGCGCCTTGCGCGTGGCCGGCGGCGACACGGTGCGCGCGATGACGCTCTACCCGACAAAGAGGTAA
- a CDS encoding arginine N-succinyltransferase → MLFVRPSKLSDLDQIERMARSRGPILHSLPPDRQRLQELVSHSIHSLRADADYPGEEGYLFVLEDSDTGRLHGTAGIVAIAGFSEPFYAFRNDVVVHASPELRVNRRIHVLAMSHELTGRSRLTGFYLDSEAFTLAEHVPDLLSRARLMFAAQHRQRFTDAIFTVLPGVADENGHSPFWEGVGRKFFGRDFTQMEIASGGRGRTFIAEMMPADPLYVPLLSGEAQRVMGEPHPDARVPYRCHVDEGLEPDRFVDIFDAGPVLTAALDLCHSVRHSELFVALRGDAAGDADELLPYMVSNTLTEDFRAVIVRLPARLYAEVVLPQAAADVLEIADGDEVRCVRLNNGRARP, encoded by the coding sequence ATGCTCTTCGTCAGACCGAGCAAACTGTCCGACCTCGACCAGATCGAGCGCATGGCGCGCTCGAGAGGTCCGATCCTGCACTCGCTGCCGCCCGATCGGCAGCGGCTGCAGGAGCTGGTCAGCCATTCGATCCATTCGCTGCGCGCCGACGCCGACTACCCGGGCGAGGAGGGCTACCTCTTCGTGCTCGAGGACTCGGACACCGGGCGCCTGCACGGCACCGCCGGCATCGTCGCGATCGCCGGCTTTTCCGAGCCGTTCTATGCGTTCCGCAACGACGTCGTCGTCCACGCGTCGCCGGAATTGCGCGTCAACCGCCGCATCCACGTGCTGGCGATGTCGCACGAGCTGACCGGGCGCAGCCGGCTGACAGGCTTCTATCTGGACAGCGAGGCGTTCACCTTGGCCGAGCACGTGCCCGACCTGTTGTCGCGCGCGCGGCTGATGTTCGCCGCGCAGCACCGCCAGCGCTTCACCGACGCGATCTTCACCGTGCTGCCGGGCGTCGCCGACGAGAACGGCCACTCGCCTTTCTGGGAAGGCGTCGGGCGCAAGTTCTTCGGCCGCGACTTCACTCAGATGGAGATCGCGTCGGGCGGGCGCGGCCGCACCTTCATCGCCGAGATGATGCCGGCCGACCCGCTCTACGTGCCGCTGTTGTCGGGCGAAGCGCAGCGCGTGATGGGCGAGCCGCACCCGGACGCGCGCGTGCCCTACCGCTGCCACGTCGACGAGGGGCTGGAGCCGGACCGTTTCGTCGACATCTTCGACGCCGGCCCGGTGCTGACCGCGGCGCTCGACCTGTGCCATTCGGTGCGCCACAGCGAGCTCTTCGTCGCGCTGCGCGGAGACGCGGCGGGCGACGCCGACGAGCTCTTGCCCTATATGGTCAGCAACACGCTGACCGAGGACTTCCGCGCGGTCATCGTAAGGCTGCCGGCGCGTCTGTACGCCGAGGTGGTGCTGCCGCAGGCGGCCGCCGACGTGCTCGAGATCGCCGACGGCGACGAGGTGCGCTGCGTGCGCTTGAACAACGGGAGGGCCCGCCCATGA